A portion of the Carya illinoinensis cultivar Pawnee chromosome 11, C.illinoinensisPawnee_v1, whole genome shotgun sequence genome contains these proteins:
- the LOC122281806 gene encoding cyclic nucleotide-gated ion channel 4, whose protein sequence is MASEQEISNASRMHYMTDDDHSDTSSEEEEVAEEEDHGDENESTNISDCKNNMYFMCVPRRRQGGWSLGQVLDPRTKWVQEWNRVFLLVCATGLFVDPLFFYALSISDTCMCLFIDGWFAITVTVLRCMTDALHVWNMWLQLKMAERSFSAGGMSGLLRPDTTPRSVALRYLKAKKGFFFDLFVILPLPQVVLWVAIPSLLERGQITVVMTVYLIIFLFQYLPKIYHSVWLLRRMQNLSGYIFGTVWWGIALNLIAYFVASHAAGACWYLLGIQRATQCLKEQCRATNSCGFRMLSCKEPIYYGTTSMVRDGARLLWAENKQARSTCLESSENYQYGAYKWTVQIVTNDSRLEKILFPIFWGLMTLSTFGNLESTTEWLEVVFNIIVLTSGLLLVTMLIGNIKVFLHATTSKKQAMQLKMRNLEWWMKRRRLPPGFRQRVRNYERQRWAAMRGVDECEMISNLPEGLRRDIKYHLCLDLVRQVPLFQHMDDLVLENICDRVKSLIFTKGETITREGDPVQRMLFIVRGHLQSSQVLRDGVKSCCMLGPGNFSGDELLSWCLRRPFIERLPSSSSTLVTIETTEAFGLEAEDVKYVTQHFRYTFVNEKVKRSARYYSPGWRTWAAVAIQLAWRRYRHRLTLTSLSFIRPRRPVSRCSSMGEDRLRLYTALLTSPKPDQDDFFDY, encoded by the exons atggcTAGTGAGCAGGAAATCTCAAATGCTTCGCGCATGCACTATATGACCGATGACGACCACAGCGATACTAGcagtgaagaggaagaagtagcagaagaagaagatcatgGAGACGAAAATGAAAGCACGAATATTAGTGATTGTAAAAACAATATGTATTTCATGTGCGTGCCTCGCCGGAGGCAGGGAGGGTGGTCCCTAGGGCAGGTCTTGGACCCGAGGACCAAGTGGGTTCAAGAATGGAACAGGGTTTTCCTCTTGGTGTGCGCCACGGGACTCTTCGTCGACCCTCTCTTCTTTTACGCGCTGTCCATAAGCGACACCTGCATGTGCCTCTTCATAGATGGGTGGTTCGCCATCACGGTCACGGTGCTCCGGTGCATGACCGACGCCTTGCACGTCTGGAACATGTGGTTGCAGCTCAAGATGGCCGAACGGTCCTTTTCCGCCGGGGGCATGAGTGGGCTGCTCAGGCCGGATACCACTCCTCGCTCTGTGGCTCTCCGGTACTTGAAGGCCAAGAAGGGTTTTTTCTTCGATCTCTTTGTGATTCTTCCACTTCCACAG GTTGTTTTATGGGTAGCTATTCCCTCTCTTCTGGAAAGAGGACAAATAACCGTTGTGATGACGGTTTACTTAATCATATTCCTTTTCCAATATCTACCAAAGATCTACCATTCTGTCTGGCTCTTGCGTCGCATGCAAAACCTCTCTGGCTACATCTTTGGAACAGTTTGGTGGGGAATAGCCCTCAACTTGATTGCATATTTCGTAGCCTCGCAT GCGGCGGGAGCATGTTGGTACTTGCTAGGAATCCAAAGAGCTACACAATGCCTGAAAGAGCAATGCAGAGCAACTAATAGTTGTGGTTTCAGAATGCTATCTTGTAAAGAACCCATATATTACGGAACAACAAGCATGGTGAGAGATGGAGCTAGATTGTTATGGGCAGAGAACAAGCAGGCAAGGTCTACCTGCTTAGAAAGCTCTGAGAATTATCAGTATGGAGCCTATAAATGGACTGTTCAAATTGTTACAAACGATAGCCGCTTGGAGAAGATACTTTTTCCCATCTTTTGGGGTCTAATGACTCTTAG CACCTTTGGGAACTTGGAGAGCACTACAGAATGGTTAGAAGTTGTTTTCAATATCATCGTTCTAACCAGTGGACTCCTTTTGGTCACCATGTTGATTGGAAATATCAAG GTGTTCTTGCACGCAACTACGTCAAAGAAACAAGCAATGCAATTGAAAATGAGGAATCTAGAGTGGTGGATGAAGAGGCGGCGGCTGCCTCCAGGGTTCAGGCAGCGAGTGCGTAACTATGAGAGGCAAAGATGGGCTGCAATGCGTGGAGTTGATGAATGCGAGATGATAAGTAACCTCCCTGAAGGCCTTAGGAGGGACATCAAGTACCATCTCTGTTTGGACTTGGTTAGACAg GTCCCATTGTTCCAGCACATGGATGATCTGGTCCTAGAGAACATCTGTGACCGTGTGAAGTCCCTCATATTCACCAAGGGAGAAACA ATAACTAGAGAGGGCGACCCAGTTCAGAGAATGCTATTTATAGTGAGGGGTCATCTTCAAAGCAGCCAAGTTCTTCGAGATGGCGTTAAGAGTTGCTGCATGTTAGGCCCCGGAAACTTCAGTGGTGATGAACTTCTTTCATGGTGCCTCAGACGACCTTTTATCGAGCGGCTGCCGTCATCTTCATCGACATTAGTGACTATCGAAACAACAGAAGCGTTTGGGCTAGAAGCGGAGGATGTGAAGTATGTTACGCAGCACTTTCGTTACACATTTGTGAACGAGAAGGTTAAGAGGAGCGCCAGATATTACTCGCCCGGATGGAGAACATGGGCGGCCGTGGCGATTCAATTGGCATGGAGGAGGTATAGGCACCGGTTGACGCTGACATCTTTGTCATTTATTAGGCCCAGGAGGCCCGTTTCTCGGTGTTCTTCAATGGGAGAGGACAGGCTCCGGCTTTATACGGCTTTGTTAACTTCACCAAAGCCCGATCAAGATGATTTCTTCGACTATTGA
- the LOC122280923 gene encoding dynein light chain 2, cytoplasmic-like, with the protein MLEGKVVIGETDMLQTMQHDALDLAKKVLDFFDVTEATEIARFIKKEFDGAYGPGWQCIVGTDFGSFVTHCSGCFIYFCIGILAILLFRGSAGPEVETSHFAALETVKA; encoded by the exons ATGCTAGAAGGAAAAGTAGTTATTGGAGAGACTGATATGCTCCAAACCATGCAGCATGATGCCCTTGATCTAGCAAAAAAAGTGCTCGACTTTTTCGATGTCACCGAGGCCACTGAGATTGCCCGCTTCATTAAAAAG GAATTTGATGGTGCATACGGACCTGGGTGGCAATGCATTGTCGGGACAGATTTTGGTTCGTTTGTCACCCATTGCTCTGGCTGTTTCATCTATTTTTGCATAGGCATCCTTGCCATTTTGCTCTTCAGGGGCTCTGCGGGTCCAGAAGTTGAGACAAGCCACTTTGCAGCCCTAGAGACAGTGAAagcttga